TTACTTTTGTTAAACATAAATGAATAAAACTATGACAGAAATGATGTTCCCTTTTCCTATTTTCGTTCCTGATAATAGCTGTTTATCAATATATTCTGCATAAGTTTTTCTTAAAATCTTCAATTTAAAAGAATACTATGCTATTTAATTCTATTGGTTTTCTAATTTTTCTGCCAATCGTTTTTATACTTTATTGGTTTGTTTTTAATAAAAAGTACCAACATCAGAATGTACTTGTTCTGGTAGCAAGCTTCTATTTCTATGCCTGTTGGGACTGGAGATTTCTTTTTCTGCTGATGTTTTCTATCGGGTTGGATTTTGTTTCCGGTATTATGATCGAAAAAAGCAAAAGCAAAAAAGAATACACATTTTGGTTAGCACTCAGTATTATTATAAATCTGGGCTTTTTAGGTTTTTTCAAATATTATAATTTTTTTATAGAAAGTTTTTCAGAACTTTTAGGAAGTTTTGGTTTCCACATCAATATCTGGCTGTTAAAAATAGTCCTTCCTGTTGGAATTTCTTTTTATACGTTTCATGGTCTTTCTTATGTGATTGATATTTATAAAAAGAGAATTTTTGCGGAGCGGAATTTTATAGATTATGCTGTTTTTGTAAGTTATTTCCCGTTATTGGTAGCGGGACCTATTGAAAGAGCAACCCACCTTTTGCCACAGATTCAGAGAAAAAGGACATTTAATTATGAACAGGCTGCAGACGGAATGCGGCAAATTCTCTGGGGCTTTTTTAAGAAAATGGTTATTGCAGACAATTGTGCGCCTTTGGTAAATGAAATTTTCGCACATTATCACACTGAAAGTGCCAGTAATCTGGTTTTGGGAGCCATACTTTTTGCTTTTCAGATTTATGGTGATTTTTCGGGTTATTCTGATATTGCTCTTGGAGTTTCAAGACTTTTTGGAATAGAGCTTCTGAAGAATTTTGCTTTCCCTTACTTTTCAAGAGATATTGCAGAATTCTGGAGAAGGTGGCATATTTCGCTTTCTTCATGGTTCAGAGATTATCTTTATATTCCTTTAGGAGGGAGCAAGGGCGGACTGATAATGAAGATCCGCAATACTTTCATCATTTTTTTAGTCTCGGGTTTCTGGCATGGAGCCAACTGGACATTTATTATCTGGGGCGGATTGAACGCTTTGTATTTTATGCCACTCTTATTGATGGATAAAAACAGGCAAAATCTTGAAGTTGTTGCTATGGGCAAGCTTTTACCTTCTATCAGGGAGATTTTTCAGATTTTAATTACCTTTTCTCTTACCTGTTTTGCATGGATTTTTTTTCGCGCGGCTTCTGTTTCTCAGGCTTTTTCTTATATCGGAAAAATTTTTAATAAAACGATTCTTTCAGTTCCTCCCCATTTTCCGTATAAAGTTGTTGCTCTTATTGGAGTAATGC
This window of the Chryseobacterium indicum genome carries:
- a CDS encoding MBOAT family O-acyltransferase; this encodes MLFNSIGFLIFLPIVFILYWFVFNKKYQHQNVLVLVASFYFYACWDWRFLFLLMFSIGLDFVSGIMIEKSKSKKEYTFWLALSIIINLGFLGFFKYYNFFIESFSELLGSFGFHINIWLLKIVLPVGISFYTFHGLSYVIDIYKKRIFAERNFIDYAVFVSYFPLLVAGPIERATHLLPQIQRKRTFNYEQAADGMRQILWGFFKKMVIADNCAPLVNEIFAHYHTESASNLVLGAILFAFQIYGDFSGYSDIALGVSRLFGIELLKNFAFPYFSRDIAEFWRRWHISLSSWFRDYLYIPLGGSKGGLIMKIRNTFIIFLVSGFWHGANWTFIIWGGLNALYFMPLLLMDKNRQNLEVVAMGKLLPSIREIFQILITFSLTCFAWIFFRAASVSQAFSYIGKIFNKTILSVPPHFPYKVVALIGVMLIVEWLNRSCFHGLKIERFHTWLRRAIYAVIIFIIFRYANFGNNEFIYFQF